A single Candidatus Anaeroferrophillus wilburensis DNA region contains:
- a CDS encoding PAS domain S-box protein, translating to MLGLYGNSNPMPAKPPLQTLDELSALYNHATRMPLAGSEDAVIYHLYERLTELVGDEHFSIFSLCDQEVKVFHKFMDSSHEGPFNYNQPFIGKPDGLLKKVFDTARPHWFIRKRLAAGENAANRETFSDDPLLDRFFGLEPDSLLILPICSDPGRCLGFVVFPGYAGESIPLEEGILLQAACHILCAARTISERRRGQQKALRLAMLEKKYNVLQQKTDFFKSVFNNFRNGMLTVDNHLQVTNANQKATFLLGYPLKKLLRRKLHQIIKTSEEEVRQIFKQGGKCVDPHTGMMTEFEFITQDGSTFPVEACFSAILDADGAITGLTCSFRDVTVKKTMEKGLARIDRLASLGVIASGIAHEIKNPLAAMAGVLQNLADNVNWEGKQGRLFSQLLSQIGRIDTVINSLMQFAEPQIAALEHLQANEIIAGILPLVENQLARDDIELVTDFDPANPAITGDLYLLQQALINIIMNACEAMVDQDQPRRLMIMTCGHREQCPCSLGDFSISPPANTINIIIADTGCGLNPTESEHIFDPFYTTKATGNGLGLAIAQRIIEQHHGIILVNNHPDGGTIFTVSLPIKG from the coding sequence ATGTTAGGACTTTACGGAAACAGCAACCCCATGCCGGCAAAACCTCCCCTTCAGACCCTGGATGAGCTGTCCGCACTCTATAACCATGCCACCCGGATGCCGCTGGCCGGCAGCGAAGATGCGGTCATCTACCACCTCTACGAGAGGCTGACGGAACTGGTGGGAGATGAACACTTCTCCATCTTTTCCCTGTGTGACCAGGAAGTAAAAGTTTTCCATAAATTTATGGACAGCTCCCATGAGGGGCCCTTCAACTATAACCAGCCTTTTATCGGCAAACCGGATGGCCTGCTGAAAAAAGTCTTTGATACTGCCAGACCGCACTGGTTTATCAGAAAGCGGCTCGCCGCCGGTGAAAACGCAGCCAACCGCGAAACATTCAGTGACGACCCGCTACTCGACCGATTTTTCGGCCTCGAGCCGGATTCACTGTTGATTCTGCCCATCTGCAGTGATCCGGGCCGTTGTCTCGGCTTTGTCGTCTTTCCCGGCTACGCTGGCGAAAGCATCCCTCTTGAAGAGGGCATTCTACTGCAGGCTGCCTGCCATATCCTGTGTGCCGCCAGAACCATCAGCGAGAGACGCCGCGGACAGCAGAAAGCCCTTCGCCTGGCAATGCTGGAAAAAAAGTACAATGTTCTGCAGCAGAAGACTGATTTTTTTAAAAGCGTGTTCAATAATTTCCGCAACGGCATGCTGACTGTCGACAACCACCTGCAGGTTACCAACGCCAACCAGAAAGCCACTTTTCTGCTCGGCTACCCCCTAAAAAAACTCCTCCGGCGCAAACTGCACCAAATTATCAAAACCAGCGAGGAAGAGGTCAGACAAATTTTTAAACAGGGCGGAAAATGTGTTGATCCGCACACCGGGATGATGACCGAATTTGAGTTCATCACCCAGGATGGCTCCACCTTCCCGGTCGAGGCATGCTTTTCAGCCATCCTCGATGCCGATGGAGCAATCACCGGCCTGACCTGCTCATTCCGGGACGTAACGGTGAAAAAAACAATGGAAAAAGGCCTGGCCCGCATCGATCGCCTGGCATCACTCGGGGTTATCGCTTCCGGCATCGCCCATGAAATCAAAAACCCCCTGGCCGCCATGGCTGGCGTCCTGCAGAATCTTGCCGATAACGTCAACTGGGAAGGCAAGCAGGGGCGGTTGTTTTCCCAGTTATTGTCCCAGATCGGCCGCATCGATACGGTAATCAACAGTTTGATGCAGTTTGCCGAACCACAGATTGCCGCGCTGGAACATTTGCAGGCCAATGAGATCATTGCTGGAATTTTGCCGCTGGTGGAAAATCAGCTGGCCAGGGATGACATCGAACTGGTGACTGACTTTGATCCGGCCAACCCCGCCATTACCGGTGATCTCTATCTGCTGCAGCAGGCCCTGATCAACATTATCATGAATGCCTGCGAAGCAATGGTGGACCAGGATCAACCTCGAAGGCTGATGATTATGACCTGTGGCCACCGTGAACAGTGTCCGTGCTCGCTGGGCGATTTTTCCATTAGCCCACCGGCCAACACCATCAACATCATCATTGCCGATACTGGATGCGGGCTCAACCCGACGGAAAGTGAGCATATATTTGATCCTTTCTACACCACCAAAGCCACGGGAAACGGATTGGGACTGGCCATTGCGCAGCGGATTATTGAGCAGCACCATGGCATAATTCTGGTTAACAACCACCCCGACGGCGGCACCATCTTTACTGTTTCCCTGCCCATCAAGGGATAA